The following proteins come from a genomic window of Brachionichthys hirsutus isolate HB-005 chromosome 20, CSIRO-AGI_Bhir_v1, whole genome shotgun sequence:
- the tcte1 gene encoding dynein regulatory complex subunit 5 yields the protein MRRIIAEDPDWSLVTVPGLSSLCLQRIVQSFEEKPIYEALTPPQRDAVEERLSPSLPLRLTAKLIGDGAYWKRCCERRWTLCDVSLYGRSWKRMFLERHLENVIEHFIPDVTEPSAVLELAPLCEDYVKRLDVSQLLPPVGEPRKEDEDSGDEERDGPSMDHFDFGLLLHLLPDLEELHVAYRVNRCGMNFERSMFEMTDRDCESLGKALESHGTLKLLRLHQSRVDDRKCRMLVKYLLDHPSLKELDLSHNLIGDEGARAIGKLLGRGQLEALRVHDNDVRGPGGRAVAHALSGNPALLSLNLRLNRLGDEGGEAIGKALMGNDTLRHLHLGANEMTRRTALALSEVLVQNTSLRSLNLSCNKLGVDGGKALEDAMSHNSSLTQCDVRLTEVDESSLAFINRAVERNRASSAD from the exons ATGAGGAGAATCATCGCCGAAGACCCGGACTGGTCCCTGGTCACTGTCCCCGGTTTGTCCAGTCTCTGTCTTCAAAGAATCGTTCAAAGCTTTGAGG AGAAGCCCATATACGAGGCGCTGACGCCCCCCCAGAGGGACGCCGTGGAGGAGCGGCTGTCCCCGTCCCTTCCCCTGCGCCTGACGGCCAAGCTGATCGGCGACGGCGCCTACTGGAAGCGATGCTGCGAGCGCCGGTGGACGCTCTGCGACGTCTCTCTCTACGGCCGCAGCTGGAAACGAATGTTCCTCGAGAGGCACCTGGAGAACGTCATCGAGCACTTCATTCCAGATGTCACGGAGCCAAGCGCCGTTCTGGAGCTGGCGCCGCTCTGCGAGGACTACGTCAAGCGGCTGGACGTCTCCCAACTCCTGCCGCCCGTCGGGGAGCCTCGGAAGGAGGACGAGGATTCCGGCGACGAGGAGCGCGACGGGCCGTCGATGGACCACTTTGACTtcggcctcctgctccacctgctgccGGACCTGGAGGAGCTCCACGTGGCGTACCGGGTCAACCGCTGCGGGATGAACTTCGAGCGGAGCATGTTCGAGATGACCGACAGAGACTGCGAGTCGCTCGGAAAGGCCCTGGAGTCCCACGGGACCCTGAAG cttctgagGCTTCACCAAAGCCGCGTCGACGACAGGAAATGCCGCATGCTGGTGAAATACCTGCTGGACCACCCGTCCCTGAAGGAGCTGGACTTGTCCCACAACCTGATCGGGGACGAGGGAGCCAGGGCCATCGGCAAACTGCTCGGCAGGGGTCAGCTGGAGGCGCTGCGTGTCCACGACAACGACGTGAGAGGCCCGGGAGGCAGAGCCGTCGCTCACGCCTTGTCCGGGAACCCCGCCTTGCTCTCGCTCAACCTGCGTCTGAACCGCCTGGGGGACGAGGGGGGCGAAGCCATCGGCAAGGCCTTGATGGGCAACGACACCCTCCGCCATCTGCACCTGGGGGCCAACGAGATGACCCGGCGGACCGCTTTGGCGTTGTCTGAAGTCCTGGTTCAGAACACGAGCCTGAGGAGCCTCAACCTGTCCTGCAACAAGCTGGGCGTG GATGGAGGCAAAGCACTGGAGGACGCCATGTCTCACAACAGCAGCCTGACGCAGTGCGACGTCCGCCTGACGGAGGTCGACGAGTCGAGCCTCGCCTTCATCAACCGGGCGGTCGAGAGGAACCGGGCGTCGTCGGCAGACTAA
- the tmem151ba gene encoding transmembrane protein 151B — MLQWPQKQSLTKSLCQETHWKCLLLSLLLYGCVGAMTWCQVSKVTRLSFDAAHEGKSMTYHDSPCSHGYIYIPVAFLVMLYVVYLVECWHWYAGNELQHKVGVDSVAERVRRMRRAAPCIWWKAVSYHYVRRTRQVTRYRNGDAYTTTQVYHERVNTHVAEVEFDYGTCGVKDVSKRLGHLEDFPISRLKFTKCFSFANVESENAYLTQRAGFFTENEGLDDYMEAREGMHLKNVDFKEYMVAFPDRNRLPWYASRSAFWAAAAFTLSWPLRVLTEYRTACVHYHVEKLFGLDRVPATPAEEGPCRRRGVPRVNTIDSTELEWHIRSNQQLVPSYSEAVLTDLARLSGSCNSYSACGGYGGYRQDCERCRRAISSSSIFSRSALSVCTAGSPRIPFSASRFSLGRLYGSRRSCLWRSGGSLDETSCPPTESARCLPGQQACEEAPPDYQDALCFPVLIVHRNEGCVNHDHRSLHRNGSCMETSL; from the exons ATGCTC CAGTGGCCCCAGAAACAGTCCCTGACTAAATCCTTGTGCCAGGAAACTCACTGGAAATGCCTGCTGCTGTCCTTACTGCTCTACGGCTGCGTCGGAGCGATGACCTGGTGCCAGGTGAGCAAAGTCACCCGCCTCTCCTTCGACGCCGCCCACGAGGGCAAGTCCATGACGTACCACGACAGCCCCTGTTCCCACGGCTACATCTACATCCCCGTGGCGTTCCTGGTCATGCTCTACGTGGTCTACCTGGTGGAGTGCTGGCACTGGTACGCCGGGAACGAGCTGCAGCACAAGGTGGGCGTGGACAGCGTGGCGGAGCGCGTCCGGCGGATGCGGCGGGCCGCGCCCTGCATCTGGTGGAAAGCCGTCAGTTACCACTACGTCAGGAGGACGCGGCAGGTGACGCGCTACCGCAACGGCGACGCCTACACCACCACGCAGGTGTACCACGAGCGGGTCAACACCCACGTGGCCGAGGTGGAGTTCGATTACGGGACCTGCGGCGTGAAGGACGTCTCGAAGCGCCTGGGCCATCTGGAGGACTTCCCCATCTCCAGGCTGAAgttcacaaagtgcttcagcttTGCCAACGTGGAGTCAGAGAACGCCTACCTGACCCAGCGGGCCGGCTTCTTCACGGAGAACGAGGGCCTGGACGACTACATGGAGGCCCGGGAGGGGATGCACCTGAAGAACGTCGACTTCAAGGAGTACATGGTCGCCTTCCCCGACCGGAACCGCCTCCCCTGGTACGCGTCCCGCTCCGCGTTCTGGGCGGCGGCCGCCTTCACCCTGTCCTGGCCTTTGCGGGTTCTGACGGAGTACCGCACCGCCTGCGTGCACTACCACGTGGAGAAGCTGTTTGGCCTCGACCGTGTGCCGGccacgccggccgaggaggggCCGTGCCGCCGCCGCGGCGTCCCGCGGGTCAACACGATCGACAGCACGGAGCTGGAGTGGCACATCCGCTCCAACCAGCAGCTGGTGCCCAGCTACTCGGAGGCGGTCCTCACGGACCTGGCCCGGCTCTCGGGCAGCTGCAACAGCTACTCGGCGTGCGGCGGCTACGGCGGCTACAGGCAGGACTGCGAACGCTGCCGCCGCGCCATCAGCAGCTCGTCCATCTTTTCTCGCAGCGCCCTGAGCGTCTGCACCGCGGGGAGCCCCCGCATCCCCTTCAGCGCCAGCCGCTTCTCTCTGGGTCGGCTGTACGGCTCCAGGCGGAGCTGCCTGTGGAGGAGCGGCGGCAGCCTGGACGAGACTTCCTGCCCCCCCACGGAGAGCGCCCGCTGCCTGCCGGGCCAGCAGGCCTGCGAGGAAGCCCCCCCGGACTACCAGGACGCTCTGTGCTTCCCGGTGCTCATCGTACATCGCAACGAAGGCTGCGTCAACCACGACCACCGCTCCCTGCACAGGAACGGGTCCTGCATGGAGACTTCCCTCTAG
- the aida gene encoding axin interactor, dorsalization-associated protein, with protein MSDVNKTVQKWHASFKKGTDFDSWGQLVEAVDEYQILARQLQKEVQTTNSQEFTEEQKKTLGKIATCLEMRSASLQCTQSKEELKLEELKKLETVIQNVLTYNKEFPFDVQPVPLRKILAPGEEENLELEEEEDAAAGAGSAEAFPARAPGTLLPRLPSEPGMALLTIKIEKIGLKDAGQCIDPYMTVSVKDLNGVDLNPAQDTPVAVRKEDTYIHFSVDVEIQRHVEKLPKGAAIFFEFKHYKPKKRFTSTKCFAFMEMDEIKAGPVVIELYKKPTDFRRKKLQLLTKKQLYLHLHQTLHNDS; from the exons ATGTCTGATGTCAACAAGACTGTACAGAAATGGCACGCTAGTTTTAAGAAAGGCACAGACTTTGACTCGTGGGGACAATTAGTGGAGGCTGTAGATGAGTACCaaat ACTAGCGAGGCAACTGCAGAAAGAAGTCCAGACTACAAATTCACAAGAGttcacagaggagcagaag aAAACGTTAGGAAAGATTGCAACATGCCTGGAAATGAGAAGTGCCAGTTTGCAG TGCACACAGTCGAAGGAGGAGCTCAAGTTAGAGGAACTGAAGAAACTGGAAACCG tcATTCAAAATGTGCTGACCTACAACAAAGAATTTCCATTCGATGTCCAGCCAGTGCCCTTAAG GAAAATCCTGGCTCCGGGTgaggaggagaacctggagctggaggaagaggaggatgccgCAGCAGGAGCGGGCTCTGCCGAAGCTTTTCCCGCCCGCGCCCCCG GCACCCTGTTGCCACGGTTGCCCTCGGAGCCTGGGATGGCACTGCTGACGATAAAGATTGAAAAGATTGGCTTGAAGGATGCCGGGCAGTGTATCGACCCTTACATGACCGTTAGCGTCAAAG ACCTGAACGGCGTGGACTTGAACCCAGCGCAGGACACGCCCGTAGCCGTCAGAAAGGAAGATACCTACATTCACTTCAGCGTGGACGTGGAGATCCAGAGACACGTGGAGAAATTACCAAAAG GAGCGGCCATCTTCTTCGAATTCAAGCACTACAAACCTAAAAAGAGGTTCACCAGCACCAAATGTTTCGCCTTCATGGAAATGGACGAGATCAAAGCCGGCCCCGTCGTGATCGAGCT GTACAAGAAGCCCACAGACTTCAGGaggaagaagctgcagctgctcacGAAGAAGCAGCTCTACCTCCACCTCCATCAGACGCTACACAATGACAGCTAA
- the rnf8 gene encoding E3 ubiquitin-protein ligase rnf8, with the protein METATAERDGCSDPEVSCLRRAGRNSDWLRLFENTEVTIGRGFDVTYQLLSPSCPLMISRLHCSLNRRGNGHWTVTDKKSLNGVWVNDERIPAEEAHRLKLGDSIKLGVPVTGNKSEFEYVLVQQPLRDIKLYLAKAQTEVEKAFHAPKTLKRKMTVEDEPSTSKPKLYRCSSADKSLAKPCPLFPEKPQKRLGSSQPEEPGTSRQVQEVDRPSGGSLSQCHVDNLQMYSQNILMLREQMFSTRRRVASLEGEPQKTDPLRGVQVRELQGQLEALRAKMHRMETLEKCFSETRRQLEARKTQQQEELLKRQLEEALQEQQKVIDELCLSRHAFQEILSAKNKELEATKEEKEKATAQKERVVTQVTEVLENELQCIICSELFIEAVILNCAHSFCRHCIQLWCKKKDECPMCRRPIESQTRCLALDNCIDGMVDNLSPDTKARRQALVTERKAAESAARATGIRDDDGNSSSSSTASSDSSFSSPASAYTDSSVYLGSSPPSYDGESESGDEDEDWGSP; encoded by the exons ATGGAAACTGCGACGGCTGAGCGGGACGGATGTTCCGACCCGGAGGTTTCATGTTTGAGGAGAGCCGGAAGAAATTCGGACTGGCTGCGTTTATTCGAGAACACCGAG GTCACTATCGGGCGAGGGTTTGATGTCACCTACCAGCTGCTGTCCCCGAGCTGTCCCCTGATGATCTCCAGACTGCACTGTAGCTTAAATCGAAGGGGAAACGGCCATTGGACAGTGACGGACAAGAAG AGTCTTAATGGCGTGTGGGTCAATGATGAGCGTATTCCTGCAGAGGAAGCCCATCGGCTGAAGCTGGGAGACTCCATAAAACTTGGGGTTCCTGTCACTGGAAACAAGTCTGAGTTTGAATACGTCCTGGTCCAGCAGCCCCTCAGAGACATTAAGCTGTACCTGGCCAAAGCGCAAACGGAGGTGGAGAAAGCGTTTCATGCTCCTAAGACGCTCAAGAGGAAAATGACTGTGGAAGATGAGCCATCCACCTCCAAGCCCAAACTCTATCGCTGCTCCTCTGCGGACAAGTCTCTCGCAAAGCCCTGCCCTCTGTTTCCGGAGAAACCCCAGAAGAGGCTCGGTTCCAGCCAGCCGGAGGAACCCGGAACCAGCCGGCAGGTCCAGGAGGTGGATCGGCCTTCGGGGGGATCCCTCAGTCAGTGTCACGTGGACAACCTGCAGAT GTACAGCCAGAACATCCTGATGCTGAGGGAGCAGATGTTTAGCACCCGGAGGCGCGTCGCCTCGCTGGAGGGGGAGCCGCAGAAGACCGACCCGCTCAGAGGGGTGCAGGTCAGGGAGCTGCAGGGGCAGCTGGAGGCGCTCAGAGCCAAAATGCACCGGATGGAGACGCTGGAGAAGTGCTTCAGTGAAACCAGGAGGCAGCTGGAG GCACGGAAAACGCAGCAGCAAGAGGAGCTGTTGAAACGACAGTTGGAGGAAGCCTTGCAGGAG CAACAGAAAGTCATCGATGAACTCTGCCTTTCCCGCCACGCGTTTCAAGAGATTCTCTCGGCCAAGAACAAAGAGCTGGAGGCGACGAAG gaggagaaggaaaaggcaACAGCCCAGAAAGAGAGAGTCGTGACGCAGGTGACGGAAGTTCTGGAGAACGAGCTCCAGTGCATAATCTGCTCCGAGCTTTTCATTGAG GCGGTCATCCTGAACTGCGCCCACAGCTTCTGCCGTCACTGCATCCAGCTGTGGTGCAAAAAGAAAGACGAGTGCCCGATGTGCCGGCGGCCCATCGAGTCCCAGACCCGCTGTCTGGCCCTGGACAACTGCATCGACGGCATGGTGGACAACCTGAGCCCGGACACGAAGGCGAGGCGGCAGGCGCTCGTCACCGAGCGGAAAG CAGCTGAGTCCGCGGCGCGGGCGACGGGGATCCGCGACGACGacggcaacagcagcagcagcagcacggcgTCCTCGGACAGCAGCTTCAGCTCGCCGGCCTCCGCCTACACGGACAGCAGCGTCTAcctgggctccagcccccccagcTACGACGGCGAGTCCGAAAGCGGCGACGAAGACGAGGACTGGGGCTCGCCGTGA
- the mia3 gene encoding transport and Golgi organization protein 1 homolog, producing MAAEHFYRQGFSLLLFIFISTAASEKRFSDFKRCADEECSMLLCRGKALEDFSGPDCRFLSVKKSETIYVYYKLSGRRGDIWAGSVGNNFGYFPKDLLIINHNYTDKELEIPTEETDFVCFDTGYDKFKNYDIDSLLGSSLEDNEAASVQSRAAGEAQTETRPSADEDAKEAEGDDDLEDLAEAPDDQSASLPEIQPEMEPDSETEAVPEGGKEDAAKNILERSEAGDALLKPESADEVDDVSEEVPELQTTLGATFDAVISDDLITINITPYEEEEEESPPDEDPGIKAETPLLSFSEESVNAPSSDDLKMSAAREDEPETGEEKGMWTSIGDAVFSVVTGGEMTGRDLSSEEAEDEEEEEEEEEEDAAPDTSQSVEHVDVVEEPASVERKSTEPTEDEDANSESEKPAFDEDDDDDDDDDDDGGGEVVRPDEAWEEPLKPSISSADLASQDDPVAGSDDAAGKPTEPEEVEPFNGSGTDAGSAATREQSEDSASRLQDDKAVTDQELSGPAPETDRDRSAEESPDEESVDGSPPNQVREGLEMDRSAEEPEILEEILPLESEDEEDKETEREDEREELLVDENALLLSESDDAGAVEPEATPEPEYSDGVLRLAVLRDHFTEENLERVQKLLGLKNLFKVEAMFTDLDAELEATRRLHTGATQDIENALEGILETSENAILDEIEKMLDSRGRKLSYDQDTDTSALDEETEILDDFQELAFSLRQKYSTASDTTPLAAGKESDVGRDKKVLNVKDEAPLLVEDDVDSDDNTTVTDRAERPAETKEERLVLEEVRAAPNVSVKEDGGHFTKNKDDQPSFGESEEMPKIPQTTLENPLDVGLAVEVERSPADSPGSTEPVSEIHEEEEAAGLFSTGIVYMGCIFSVIKSKTTEWTVVMISLLPEEWTPGETVYGCPWEAVAVSALVGVVSFALFFWRTVLAVKKREYLVDEKRLTEQIQALKKEKVDALEKMAKLEKRTEQLKENQKQSKEKVTCSRKIIQDLENKVSEAQKLNDDLVDDKNKSVKLLEEQRKSASQNETRIDKLEKSNEKLQLSKRKIQEALAQTTVLLDEAKIREDARHVQHKRLEKDFATLRDGSKTLKMTIKEWEHKHEELSEQIKVYQKSQKELEDSVALKDHNVEVLSELLADLDACDPQKGDAKALANGEVARDERTAIKHRIKRMMDVSRVQTTLAVVEEERDRFMSKLLNEEKVRKSLEERHQELEHAIASMKSERSHVETQLKVLQQKNEIMVEMYQQKENALQQRLTKEELERRSKENLLSEVGGKALEAEEQVKVLRRRINEMEEQMRKTEEVYKEQIKEQENKTHSNWVNARNAERALSQEKLDSSKLRERLAVLTSQLSERRAPLFIPNAGLPAGPRQGDSYGPSPVSGGAPSPPPMIEGPRRPPSAPLGRRVDPYGPRPPSEPHGRYPDNKRLSGMDMAGPRSSSPTSMDVSTQEVDPQIKAETGAGPEPGPASFLASPIRDSPGPMVPGPPPGPGPHDLLPPPGRLPPHAPFRPPRPGMYNLPPGPHGPAPFPANGHSALPPPVPMGEFGPRPANGHAFLPRSGPGYDPRGPPPPQFRPLPPHPFGVMPPPLGIRGPPGPRPPPPPHMRFPGPRDPSSLSVNPPPGVHPHDGYGQAPRSVPQNATGDHAGPGKEGAPQDSVRPAMAKP from the exons ATGGCAGCAGAGCACTTTTACCGGCAAGGCTTTtcattacttttatttatttttatctccaCGGCAGCCTCGGAAAAACGTTTCTCCGACTTTAAAAGATGCGCCGACGAGGAGTGCAGCA TGCTTCTGTGTCGGGGGAAAGCCTTGGAAGATTTCTCTGGACCCGACTGTCGGTTCCTGTCCGTCAAGAAGTCCGAAACTATCTATGTTTACTACAAGTTGTCCGGCAGAAGAGGGGACATTTGGGCCGGAAGT GTCGGAAATAACTTTGGGTATTTCCCGAAGGACCTTCTAATCATTAACCACAATTATACCGATAAAGAACTTGAGATTCCAACAGAG GAAACAGATTTTGTCTGTTTTGACACTGGATATGATAAATTTAAGAATTACGACATAGACTCGCTGTTAGGCTCGTCCCTGGAGGACAACGAGGCGGCGTCTGTCCAAAGCCGAGCGGCAGGGGAAGCACAGACAGAAACCCGGCCGTCAGCCGACGAGGACGCCAAAGAAGCCGAGGGCGACGATGACTTGGAGGATCTCGCTGAAGCGCCAGACGATCAAAGTGCCTCTTTACCTGAAATCCAACCTGAGATGGAACCGGACTCTGAAacagaagctgttcctgaaggaGGAAAGGAAGACGCGGCGAAAAACATTCTAGAAAGAAGTGAAGCGGGAGACGCTTTGCTGAAACCGGAATCTGCGGACGAAGTCGACGACGTTTCAGAAGAAGTCCCTGAGCTACAAACGACTCTTGGAGCAACCTTTGACGCCGTCATCTCCGATGATCTAATCACCATAAATATCACCCCgtatgaagaggaagaggaggagagtccTCCAGACGAAGACCCCGGTATTAAAGCAGAAACTCCGTTGCTGTCTTTCTCTGAGGAAAGTGTGAACGCTCCGTCTTCTGATGACCTCAAAATGAGCGCAGCGCGAGAAGACGAACCGGAGACCGGCGAGGAGAAGGGCATGTGGACCTCCATCGGGGACGCCGTTTTCTCGGTTGTCACAGGAGGAGAGATGACGGGCCGTGATTTGAGTTCGGAGGAAgcagaagacgaggaggaggaggaggaagaggaagaggaagacgccGCTCCAGATACCTCTCAGAGCGTTGAGCACGTCGATGTCGTAGAAGAGCCGGCATCAGTAGAGAGGAAGAGCACAGAACCAACAGAAGATGAAGACGCCAACAGCGAGTCCGAGAAACCCGCATtcgatgaggatgatgatgatgatgatgatgatgatgatgatggaggaggagaagtggtCAGACCTGACGAAGCTTGGGAAGAACCATTAAAACCAAGCATATCGTCAGCGGATCTGGCATCGCAGGATGATCCCGTCGCTGGTTCTGACGATGCAGCAGGGAAACCCACCGAGCCCGAAGAG GTGGAGCCGTTTAACGGTTCTGGGACGGATGCCGGTAGCGCCGCGACCCGGGAGCAAAGCGAGGATTCGGCGAGCCGACTCCAAGACGACAAAGCTGTAACGGATCAGGAATTATCCGGTCCTGCGCCCGAGACCGATCGGGACCGGTCCGCTGAGGAGAGTCCAGACGAGGAAAGCGTCGATGGCAGCCCGCCAAATCAGGTGCGTGAAGGTTTAGAGATGGATCGTTCCGCTGAGGAACCGGAGATTCTGGAAGAAATTCTTCCTTTGGAatcagaggatgaggaagacaaGGAGACGGAGCGAGAGGACGAGCGGGAAGAATTACTTGTAGATGAAAACGCACTTTTGCTGTCGGAGTCGGACGACGCAGGCGCCGTTGAGCCCGAAGCGACGCCGGAGCCCGAGTACAGCGACGGCGTGCTGAGGCTGGCGGTGCTTCGAGACCACTTCACAGAGGAGAACCTGGAGCGGGTCCAAAAGCTCCTGGGTCTCAAGAACCTCTTTAAAGTGGAGGCCATGTTCACGGACTTGGACGCCGAACTGGAGGCGACCCGCCGGCTGCACACGGGCGCCACGCAAGACATCGAGAACGCGCTCGAGGGCATCCTGGAGACGTCCGAGAACGCGATCCTGGATGAGATCGAGAAGATGCTCGACAGCCGAGGCAGAAAACTCAGCTATGACCAAGACACGGACACGAGCGCTTTGGACGAGGAGACGGAAATCCTGGACGACTTCCAGGAGCTGGCGTTCAGTCTACGACAGAAGTATTCGACGGCGAGCGACACCACGCCTTTGGCGGCGGGAAAAGAATCGGACGTCGGTCGAG ATAAAAAAGTATTAAATGTAAAAGATGAGGCGCCGCTTCTTGTTGAAGACGACGTCGACAGTGACGACAACACGACGGTAACGGACCGCGCGGAAAGACCGGCAGAGACCAAAGAAGAGCGGCTAGTTTTAGAGGAGGTCCGCGCTGCACCGAACGTCAGTGTTAAAGAGGATGGAGGACACTTCACCAAAAACAAAGACGACCAGCCGAGCTTCGGCGAATCGGAAGAGATGCCTAAAATCCCTCAAACCACCTTGGAAAATCCGCTCGACGTGGGCCTCGCTGTCGAGGTTGAGCGCTCGCCTGCAG ATTCTCCGGGATCCACGGAACCCGTGTCTGAAAttcacgaagaagaagaagcagcaggatTGTTCTCAACTGGAATTGTTTACATGGGCTGCATCTTTTCAGTGATCAAGAGTAAGACGACAGAGTGGACCGTTGTG ATGATTTCTCTTCTCCCTGAGGAGTGGACGCCCGGGGAAACGGTGTACGGTTGTCCCTGGGAGGCTGTTGCCGTCTCGGCTTTGGTTGGAGTCGTGTCGTTCGCCCTGTTTTTCTGGAGGACCGTGTTGGCA GTGAAGAAGAGAGAATACCTCG TGGACGAAAAAAGATTGACAGAGCAAATCCAGGCtctgaaaaaagagaaagtcGATGCCCTCGAAAAAATGGCTAAACTCGAGAAACGG actgaacaactgaaagaaaatcaaaagcAATCAAAGGAAAAAGTGACTTGTTCGAGGAAAATAATCCAAGACCTGGAG AACAAGGTCTCGGAAGCACAAAAGCTAAACGATGACTTGGTAGATGACAAGAATAAATCCGTAAAGCTACTcgaggagcagaggaaaagcGCCTCGCAGAATGAAACGAGG ATCGACAAACTGGAGAAGTCAAACGagaagctgcagctgagcaAGAGAAAGATCCAGGAAGCTCTCGCTCAG ACGACCGTCCTCCTGGACGAGGCCAAGATACGGGAAGACGCCCGACACGTCCAGCACAAACGTCTGGAGAAAGACTTCGCCACGCTAAGGGATGGGAGTAAAACG ctTAAGATGACGATTAAGGAGTGGGAGCACAAACACGAGGAGCTGAGCGAGCAGATTAAGGTCTATCAGAAGTCCCAGAAAGAGCTGGAGGACTCTGTGGCGCTCAAAGATCACAACGTGGAG GTCCTGTCCGAGCTCCTGGCCGACCTCGATGCCTGCGACCCGCAGAAGGGCGACGCCAAAGCTTTAGCCAACGGCGAAGTCGCCCGCG ACGAGAGGACGGCCATTAAACACCGGATCAAACGGATGATGGACGTCTCTCGG gttcaAACAACGCTCGCCGTCGTCGAGGAGGAGCGAGATCGCTTCATGAGCAAACTGCTGAACGAGGAAAAGGTTCGGAAGTCGCTGGAAG AGCGACACCAGGAGCTGGAGCACGCGATCGCGTCGATGAAGAGCGAGAGGAGCCACGTGGAAACGCAGCTCAAGGTCCTCCAGCAGAAAAACGAGATCATGGTGGAGATGTATCAGCAGAAGGAGAACGCCTTGcagca GAGATTAAccaaggaggagctggagcgaCGCAGCAAAGAGAACCTGCTGAGTGAGGTGGGGGGGAAAGCGCTGGAGGCCGAGGAGCAGGTCAAAGTCTTGAGACGGCGCATCAACGAGATGGAGGAGCAGATGAGGAAAACCGAGGAGGTCTACAAGGAGCAG ATAAAagaacaggaaaataaaactcACTCAAACTGG GTGAACGCCCGGAACGCCGAGCGAGCGCTGAGCCAGGAGAAGCTGGACTCGTCCAAGCTCAGGGAGAG GCTGGCGGTTCTGACGTCCCAGCTCAGCGAGCGCCGCGCCCCTCTCTTCATACCGAACGCTGGACTTCCTGCAGGCCCTCGCcaag GCGATTCGTACGGGCCCTCTCCTGTGAGTGGGGGGGCGCCGTCCCCTCCTCCGATGATCGAGGGTCCCAGGCGCCCTCCGTCTGCCCCACTGGGGCGAAGAGTCGACCCGTACG GTCCACGGCCTCCATCAGAACCGCACGGTCGTTACCCTGACAACAAGCGCCTCTCTGGAATGG ACATGGCGGGCCCCcgtagctcctcccccaccagcATGGATGTGTCC ACACAGGAAGTAGATCCACAGATAAAAGCCGAGACGGGGGCGGGTCCAGAGCCC GGCCCCGCCTCCTTCCTAGCGTCTCCAATCAGGGACTCGCCGGGCCCCATGGTCCCGGGACCTccacccggacccggaccccacgACCTGCTCCCGCCCCCGGGCCGCCTGCCCCCTCACGCACCTTTCAGACCTCCGCGACCCGGCATGTACAACCTCCCACCCGGCCCTcacggccccgcccccttcccaGCCAATGGGCACTCGGCTCTGCCCCCGCCTGTACCGATGGGAGAATTTGGACCTCGACCTGCCAACGGACACGCATTCCTTCCCCGGTCGGGCCCTGGATATGATCCCCGGGGTCCTCCACCGCCACAGTTCCGTCCCCTCCCACCTCATCCGTTCGGCGTGATGCCGCCTCCGCTCG GTATCCGTGGACCACCGGGGCCACGCCCACCACCCCCTCCTCACATGCGCTTCCCTGGACCACGCGACCCCTCCAGCCTGTCCGTGAACCCGCCCCCAGGCGTCCATCCACACGACGGCTACGGCCAGGCTCCCCGCAGCGTCCCCCAGAACGCTACGGGAGATCACGCCGGCCCCGGGAAGGAGGGGGCCCCTCAGGACTCAGTGAGGCCAGCGATGGCCAAGCCTTAA